One stretch of Chthoniobacterales bacterium DNA includes these proteins:
- a CDS encoding NAD-dependent epimerase/dehydratase family protein: MGRILIAGCGYVGEATADLFCERGWQVEGWTASAESSHRLSEKPYGVRAVDIGDASAVSAAGGAFDVVVHCASTSGGDAEQYRRVYLEGTRNLIRAFPQAKFLFTSSTSVYAQKGGVIVDEESPAEPLHEKGKLLRETEELVLARGGIVARLGGIHGPGRSFFLTRFLAGEAVLDADGGRVINQVHRGDIAAALVLLAQRGEAGIFNLVGDEQITAREAYEWLSARLGKPLPAPATRSEARKRGASNKRVSNKKLRALGWVPKYPTFEIAMEKSILRSFGF; the protein is encoded by the coding sequence ATGGGCCGGATTTTGATCGCAGGCTGCGGCTACGTGGGAGAAGCGACGGCGGATCTTTTTTGCGAACGGGGCTGGCAGGTCGAGGGATGGACGGCTTCGGCGGAATCGAGCCACCGGCTTTCCGAAAAGCCCTACGGTGTCCGCGCGGTGGATATTGGGGATGCGTCGGCGGTCTCGGCGGCCGGAGGAGCGTTTGATGTGGTCGTGCATTGCGCGAGCACGAGCGGCGGCGATGCGGAGCAGTATCGCCGGGTCTATCTCGAGGGGACGCGGAATCTCATCCGCGCGTTTCCCCAGGCAAAATTTCTGTTCACCAGCAGCACGAGCGTTTACGCCCAGAAAGGGGGCGTGATCGTGGATGAGGAGAGTCCGGCCGAGCCGCTCCATGAGAAGGGAAAACTTTTGCGGGAAACGGAAGAATTGGTCCTCGCACGGGGCGGGATCGTGGCGAGGCTGGGAGGGATTCATGGGCCGGGTCGGTCATTTTTTCTGACAAGATTTTTGGCGGGTGAGGCGGTGCTCGATGCTGATGGCGGTCGCGTGATCAATCAGGTGCATCGAGGCGATATTGCGGCCGCCTTGGTTCTTTTAGCGCAAAGGGGTGAAGCCGGGATTTTCAATCTGGTGGGCGACGAACAAATCACCGCCCGCGAAGCGTACGAGTGGCTGAGCGCGCGGCTGGGGAAGCCGCTTCCAGCGCCGGCGACACGGTCCGAGGCGCGAAAACGGGGAGCGAGTAACAAGCGTGTCAGCAACAAGAAACTGCGCGCCCTGGGATGGGTGCCGAAGTATCCGACTTTCGAAATTGCGATGGAGAAAAGTATCCTCCGCAGCTTTGGATTTTGA
- a CDS encoding ABC transporter ATP-binding protein, with protein MPVIETRGLTKVYRTYRKESGLRGSIKGLVSRKYDEIRAADDVSFQIEEGELVGFLGPNGAGKTTVLKMLSGLLNPTSGEASVLGFVPWERSNELKRQFSLVMGQKNALWWDLPAQESLELNRAIYGIEPARFKKVVNGLSELLDVQDKMNVMVRELSLGERMKMELISALIHEPRVLFLDEPTIGLDVVSQKRVREFLRLYNSEHRIVTMLTSHYMQDIEELCDRVIVIDHGKIFFDGPLDAIIDRFSSAKIISLSFEEGSDCDFTQFGEVVERKPMSVQLKVPRGKVTETARQLLDNCRVTDINVQELPVEEVIRQLFGQQNSSRASAESPAAVP; from the coding sequence ATGCCGGTCATCGAAACCCGCGGTCTCACCAAGGTCTACCGCACCTACCGCAAGGAAAGCGGTCTGCGCGGATCGATTAAAGGACTTGTCAGCCGCAAGTACGACGAAATCCGCGCCGCGGACGACGTTTCGTTTCAAATCGAGGAAGGCGAGCTCGTGGGGTTCCTGGGCCCGAACGGCGCCGGAAAAACGACTGTGCTCAAGATGCTTTCCGGTTTGCTGAATCCCACCTCGGGGGAAGCCAGCGTCCTCGGGTTCGTGCCCTGGGAACGAAGCAACGAGTTGAAACGGCAGTTCAGCCTCGTGATGGGCCAGAAAAACGCGCTTTGGTGGGACTTGCCGGCGCAGGAGTCGCTCGAGCTAAACCGCGCGATTTATGGGATCGAGCCGGCCCGGTTCAAGAAGGTGGTGAACGGCCTGAGCGAGCTTCTGGACGTGCAGGACAAAATGAACGTAATGGTGCGTGAGCTTTCGCTGGGCGAGCGCATGAAAATGGAGTTGATCTCCGCCCTTATTCACGAGCCGCGGGTGCTCTTCCTCGACGAACCTACCATCGGCCTCGACGTGGTCAGCCAAAAACGCGTCCGCGAATTTCTCCGGCTTTACAATTCCGAGCACCGGATCGTCACCATGCTGACCAGCCATTACATGCAGGATATCGAGGAGCTGTGCGACCGCGTCATCGTGATCGACCATGGCAAGATTTTCTTCGACGGTCCCCTCGATGCGATCATCGACCGTTTCTCGAGCGCCAAGATCATCAGCCTCAGTTTTGAGGAAGGCTCGGATTGCGACTTCACTCAGTTCGGCGAAGTCGTCGAGCGAAAGCCCATGTCCGTGCAGCTCAAGGTGCCGCGCGGCAAGGTGACCGAAACTGCGCGCCAACTGCTCGACAACTGCCGGGTGACCGACATCAACGTCCAGGAGCTGCCGGTCGAAGAGGTCATTCGCCAGCTTTTCGGCCAGCAGAACAGTTCGCGCGCTTCGGCCGAGTCCCCAGCGGCTGTTCCGTAA
- the dxs gene encoding 1-deoxy-D-xylulose-5-phosphate synthase translates to MTKSASSEPPNTTRLLDGIRSPVDIKALGEEDLPQLAQEVRDELIKVLSQTGGHLGPNLGVVELTIALHRVFETPKDKFVFDVSHQGYVHKMFTGRLDRIATMRQYQGLNGFLLRTESEHDCYGAGHAGTALSAGLGMAVGRDLRGGNENVVVVAGDAAFTCGISYEALNNAKSQTRRFIVVLNDNEWSIAKNVGAIASYLNNIVANPTYAGLHDKARRFVEAIAGKSAVEFAHKVEEGVKNLLLPSVIFEELGLRYYGPIDGHDIPLLIKTFEFLKSQDEPVLLHILTKKGKGYEPAIAKPDKFHGLGKYKIESGETAPAPTPTYSELMGKTLAKFADSNQNIVAITAAMPSGTGLGFFQAQHPTRYFDVGIAEEHAALFACGLATQGLKPFLTIYSTFMQRAYDMIIHDIALQNLNVALCMDRAGLSGDDGPTHHGLFDIGYLRHVPNFVHMQPKDEDEFIDMLWTIANYNSGPIAIRYPRGAGTGAVPKASPKLLEIGKAEVVQHGREVAIFGLGNMFEVAEEAARKLEEKGISVALINPRWIKPIDTGTLEFFARGVDVVCTIEDHVLHNGFGCAVMEHLHSQMIATPVVRIGWPDQFVEHGTIPILRKKHGLTADALVEKVLPLLKKRGSKTQPSAA, encoded by the coding sequence AATCCGTTCGCCGGTCGACATCAAGGCCCTGGGCGAAGAAGACCTGCCGCAACTTGCCCAGGAAGTCCGCGACGAGCTGATAAAGGTCCTTTCCCAGACTGGCGGGCATCTCGGACCCAACCTAGGGGTCGTCGAGTTGACGATCGCCTTGCATCGCGTTTTTGAGACGCCCAAGGACAAGTTCGTCTTTGACGTCAGCCATCAGGGGTACGTTCACAAAATGTTTACCGGGCGCCTCGACCGGATCGCCACGATGCGCCAATACCAGGGGTTAAACGGCTTCCTTCTTCGAACGGAGAGCGAGCATGATTGTTATGGCGCCGGACATGCCGGCACGGCGCTTTCCGCTGGCCTCGGTATGGCGGTGGGTCGCGATCTGCGCGGCGGGAATGAGAATGTGGTCGTCGTGGCCGGCGATGCGGCTTTCACCTGCGGCATCAGCTACGAAGCGCTCAACAACGCGAAATCACAGACGCGCCGTTTCATCGTTGTCCTGAACGACAACGAATGGTCGATCGCCAAGAACGTCGGCGCCATCGCCAGTTATTTGAACAACATCGTCGCTAACCCGACCTACGCTGGTCTCCACGACAAGGCCCGGCGCTTCGTCGAAGCGATTGCCGGCAAGAGCGCGGTCGAATTCGCCCACAAAGTCGAGGAAGGCGTGAAGAACCTCCTCCTGCCCAGCGTGATCTTTGAAGAACTCGGCCTCCGTTATTACGGGCCGATCGATGGCCATGACATTCCGCTTCTGATTAAGACCTTCGAATTCCTGAAGAGCCAGGATGAGCCGGTTTTGCTTCATATCCTGACCAAGAAGGGAAAAGGCTACGAGCCGGCAATCGCCAAGCCGGACAAGTTCCATGGCCTGGGCAAATACAAAATCGAAAGCGGCGAAACCGCGCCCGCGCCGACGCCGACTTATTCGGAGTTGATGGGCAAAACGCTGGCGAAATTCGCGGATTCCAATCAGAACATTGTCGCGATCACGGCCGCGATGCCGAGTGGAACCGGTCTCGGGTTCTTCCAGGCGCAACATCCCACGCGCTACTTCGACGTCGGCATTGCGGAAGAACACGCGGCCCTGTTCGCCTGCGGCCTGGCGACCCAGGGCCTCAAGCCGTTCCTGACGATTTACTCCACGTTCATGCAGCGCGCTTACGACATGATCATCCATGACATCGCGCTCCAGAATTTGAATGTCGCGCTTTGCATGGACCGCGCCGGCCTGAGCGGAGACGACGGCCCGACCCACCACGGTCTTTTTGACATCGGTTATCTTCGGCACGTTCCGAATTTCGTTCACATGCAGCCGAAGGATGAAGATGAATTCATCGACATGCTCTGGACAATCGCCAATTACAATTCCGGCCCGATCGCCATCCGCTACCCACGCGGCGCGGGAACCGGGGCCGTGCCAAAAGCGTCGCCGAAACTTCTCGAAATCGGCAAGGCCGAGGTGGTGCAACACGGGCGCGAGGTCGCCATTTTCGGCCTCGGAAACATGTTTGAAGTGGCCGAGGAGGCTGCCCGCAAGCTGGAGGAAAAGGGCATTTCGGTTGCCCTGATCAACCCGCGCTGGATTAAGCCGATCGACACGGGGACGCTCGAGTTCTTTGCCCGTGGCGTCGACGTTGTCTGCACCATCGAGGACCACGTCCTCCACAATGGTTTCGGCTGTGCCGTGATGGAGCATTTGCACTCGCAGATGATCGCCACTCCGGTTGTCCGCATCGGCTGGCCCGACCAATTCGTCGAGCACGGCACCATCCCCATTCTTCGCAAGAAACATGGCCTCACCGCGGATGCGCTCGTGGAAAAAGTCCTGCCGCTCCTGAAAAAGCGAGGATCAAAAACGCAGCCCAGCGCGGCGTAG
- a CDS encoding RHS repeat-associated core domain-containing protein: protein MCRSVRSLFAALFLVSLLPAGVSAQLGNDNPTGISGMYNGNVNTAGSYDPYTGNATRSITDITVAGAVGAYPLAFTRTMNTRYNAGSGTWEMGTAGSWRHNYQWSIEPHVYTSSGPNRWSYLPNVYTVNYPDGRRLSFSQASNDTRFRAGSGISDRFQQLTNVDGGMVYVLLPDGGKIAFEATVIRNELSEVTHLTESLFTYELVGIIDPHGQTTTITYPGDGSMTITEPAGRWLKLWYTITPWMGDSVLTGVQASDGRSVTYNYGGWQPAGAAMYSYLGNIQYRDTAGGVYATAIYFYTPGNIDPNERPLLAGAIDPMYSGPMWSIGYTYVSGSSGGVYGQIQSENYLDPATGAAGQVVSSVSVNGNSRTETRGDGSSRTFNYIGGKLASYTDFKGQTSYISYDGNGFSNGFTDARGNTTTTSREGIIGAVSVLTHADQSAQGYAYWYRDGGPYFVQIRGDERGHNTYFTRDTDNFQLTRIDYPDYPNGAYETFAYNGFGQVYSHRMPSGGTETKYYDGRGMMWAYNNPDGTSYYYYDGLDRLEHTTDPRGNCTWFQYNARGQVTRVTHADGTYVQMSYDNHGDRISVTDELNHTTSFAYDDYKRVLTVTNPVGHTATFCYALDWVNPLLHTTNSVKYVISPMGKNVVFDYDANLQRVDQVAALGTPDEAWTLFEYDSVGNLTKVTDPLWHATTFGYDNRDRPTTMTDALGYVTTTNYDVMGNKTWIKRATGTAAETILQFPDYDSMNRLTRQIDERGVTTTMGYDLAGNLAWNNDGNANHYSYEYDALNRRKKMTYPDGSTEEESYDAAGNRATHKNRAGNVQTFFYDSRNRQTGFDWNDGFTPQLRTTYDAASRPTQIWNWDATIDNTFFDDNKLASQTEVTGDYGDNTPRTISYTYDADGNRGTITHNYAGITYNYHYTNRNQLKDINYQSYAPMIAYQYDKAGNRTLRTPYNGAITEYAPVDALNRSSWVRHTFAGGQTARYDYAFDEMGRRRYEQRNGGPADGYSYDQGGEVVGEIPNGTLSNGTVSGTNLPLSYDGAGNRTNTWGIPYSTNNVNQYTSVGGAPISCDANGNIQGRDGWTYTYDAQNRLRSATKGTTSLGFYYDGLNRQITRGVNTGSGWDVTFSVWDGWTLREEWGLGNVLKRLYFWGGATDELVCAFGGQYNNSWFTQDGRGNTSHISDDGNNLVERYTYGLSGEPQIWDPNGNARSDAITANRFMFQGRDYLKEGAIYDYRNRFYLPSLGRFLQPDPIGFRGDRANIYRFCGGDPVNRMDPFGLESPLPTKKKDGNDGVADYPGVEVTASEIPGYDRTAGDGHRDIGALDRTGSAPGEGGSRDSVGGGGGDRGEGDSPTPQPSTPPTPVPSGPPAPEWPPPPLHPIIPPFPGFPPIDDWRDFRDFYKYYFPAGAPGDNPYRDYLASRDG from the coding sequence ATGTGCCGTTCCGTCCGCTCTCTGTTTGCCGCTCTTTTTCTGGTCAGCCTCTTGCCCGCCGGCGTTTCGGCGCAACTCGGCAACGACAATCCGACCGGGATCTCCGGGATGTACAACGGCAATGTTAATACCGCCGGATCGTACGATCCCTACACAGGCAACGCGACTCGCTCCATCACTGACATCACCGTAGCAGGCGCGGTAGGCGCGTACCCGCTCGCCTTCACGCGCACCATGAACACGCGCTACAACGCCGGTTCGGGAACATGGGAGATGGGGACCGCAGGCAGCTGGCGCCATAACTACCAGTGGAGCATTGAGCCGCACGTTTATACCAGCAGCGGACCCAACCGGTGGAGCTATCTCCCAAATGTCTACACGGTGAACTATCCCGATGGGCGCCGCCTCTCTTTTTCCCAGGCAAGCAACGACACCCGGTTTCGCGCCGGCTCGGGGATTTCAGATCGTTTTCAACAGCTTACCAATGTCGACGGGGGAATGGTGTATGTCCTCCTGCCCGATGGCGGGAAAATTGCCTTTGAGGCCACCGTCATTCGCAACGAACTAAGTGAAGTAACGCATTTGACGGAGTCCTTATTCACTTACGAACTGGTCGGAATCATCGATCCTCACGGCCAGACGACAACGATCACTTATCCGGGGGACGGCTCGATGACAATTACCGAGCCAGCCGGGCGGTGGCTGAAGTTGTGGTATACAATCACCCCGTGGATGGGCGATTCGGTCCTCACCGGTGTTCAAGCCAGCGACGGCAGGTCGGTAACATATAACTACGGCGGATGGCAACCAGCCGGCGCGGCCATGTATAGTTATCTCGGCAATATCCAATACCGGGACACCGCAGGCGGTGTCTACGCGACCGCGATCTACTTTTACACGCCCGGAAATATCGATCCAAACGAACGGCCTCTCCTCGCCGGCGCTATCGATCCGATGTACAGCGGTCCGATGTGGTCTATTGGATACACTTATGTCTCCGGTTCGTCCGGCGGCGTCTATGGCCAGATTCAGAGCGAGAACTATCTCGACCCCGCCACTGGAGCTGCGGGTCAGGTTGTCTCGAGCGTTTCCGTTAACGGTAATAGCCGAACGGAAACCCGCGGCGACGGATCATCCCGCACCTTCAATTATATAGGCGGCAAGCTGGCAAGCTACACGGATTTCAAGGGACAAACCTCTTACATTTCGTATGACGGCAATGGTTTCAGCAATGGCTTTACGGATGCTCGCGGCAATACGACTACGACGAGCCGTGAGGGAATCATCGGCGCCGTCAGCGTCCTTACGCATGCTGACCAATCAGCGCAAGGCTATGCCTACTGGTACAGGGATGGCGGGCCGTACTTTGTTCAGATTCGGGGTGACGAGCGTGGTCACAACACCTATTTTACCCGTGACACGGACAATTTTCAGCTTACCCGGATCGATTATCCCGATTACCCCAACGGAGCCTACGAGACCTTTGCTTATAACGGGTTTGGACAAGTCTATTCTCACCGAATGCCGAGTGGAGGAACCGAAACCAAGTATTATGACGGGCGGGGAATGATGTGGGCCTACAACAACCCAGACGGAACGAGCTACTATTATTATGATGGTCTCGATCGCCTTGAGCACACCACCGATCCTCGTGGAAACTGCACGTGGTTTCAGTATAACGCGCGAGGCCAGGTCACTCGTGTCACTCACGCTGATGGCACCTATGTCCAAATGTCGTACGACAATCACGGCGATCGGATCTCCGTTACGGACGAGCTGAATCACACCACCAGTTTTGCGTATGATGATTACAAACGGGTTCTAACTGTTACAAACCCGGTTGGTCACACCGCGACCTTCTGCTATGCTCTCGACTGGGTCAATCCGCTTCTCCACACTACGAACAGCGTCAAATACGTTATTTCTCCGATGGGTAAGAACGTGGTCTTCGATTACGACGCCAATCTTCAAAGAGTCGACCAGGTTGCCGCGTTGGGAACACCGGATGAAGCATGGACCTTATTTGAATACGATTCTGTCGGCAATTTAACCAAGGTGACTGATCCGCTTTGGCACGCCACGACGTTTGGCTACGACAACCGCGACCGGCCAACTACGATGACGGACGCACTCGGTTACGTTACGACCACCAATTACGATGTTATGGGGAATAAGACCTGGATCAAGCGCGCTACCGGAACCGCCGCCGAGACCATTCTCCAATTCCCGGATTACGACTCAATGAACCGGTTGACCAGGCAGATCGACGAGAGAGGCGTCACGACCACGATGGGTTACGATCTTGCCGGAAACCTTGCTTGGAATAACGACGGCAACGCCAATCACTATTCCTACGAATACGATGCGCTAAACCGCCGCAAGAAGATGACATATCCGGACGGGAGTACCGAAGAGGAAAGTTATGATGCCGCCGGCAACCGCGCCACACACAAGAACCGCGCCGGCAACGTTCAAACATTCTTTTATGATAGTCGCAACCGACAGACGGGATTCGATTGGAATGACGGGTTTACGCCGCAACTGCGCACGACCTACGACGCGGCCTCGCGTCCTACCCAAATCTGGAATTGGGACGCGACGATCGACAATACCTTTTTCGACGACAATAAGCTGGCGAGCCAAACGGAAGTGACCGGCGATTACGGGGACAATACGCCGCGGACGATCAGCTACACCTACGACGCGGACGGAAATCGGGGAACAATAACTCATAATTATGCGGGCATAACCTACAATTACCATTATACGAACCGCAATCAGCTTAAAGACATTAACTATCAGTCTTATGCTCCGATGATCGCGTACCAGTACGACAAGGCCGGCAATCGCACCCTCCGCACGCCTTACAATGGGGCGATTACCGAGTACGCCCCGGTCGATGCTCTGAATCGCAGCTCCTGGGTGCGCCACACCTTCGCCGGCGGCCAGACGGCACGCTACGATTATGCCTTTGACGAAATGGGCCGGCGGAGATACGAGCAGCGCAATGGCGGCCCGGCCGATGGCTACAGCTATGATCAGGGCGGAGAAGTTGTCGGTGAGATTCCGAATGGGACCTTGAGTAATGGAACGGTAAGCGGGACGAATCTTCCGTTGAGCTACGATGGAGCCGGGAACCGGACAAACACGTGGGGAATTCCATACAGCACAAACAACGTAAATCAATACACGAGCGTGGGCGGCGCGCCGATTAGTTGTGATGCGAATGGCAATATCCAGGGCCGTGACGGCTGGACTTACACCTATGATGCCCAGAATCGACTGAGGAGTGCGACCAAGGGCACCACCTCCCTTGGCTTTTATTACGATGGTTTAAACCGGCAGATCACCCGTGGGGTGAATACCGGCTCAGGTTGGGATGTGACATTCAGCGTCTGGGATGGCTGGACGCTTCGGGAGGAATGGGGTCTTGGCAACGTTTTGAAGCGCCTCTACTTCTGGGGCGGTGCGACCGATGAATTAGTCTGTGCGTTCGGCGGCCAGTATAACAACAGCTGGTTCACCCAGGACGGGCGCGGCAATACCTCGCACATATCGGACGATGGCAACAATCTGGTGGAACGCTACACTTACGGGCTGTCCGGCGAGCCCCAGATTTGGGATCCGAATGGCAATGCGCGTTCCGACGCGATCACCGCGAACCGCTTCATGTTCCAAGGCCGCGATTATCTCAAGGAAGGTGCGATTTACGATTACCGCAATCGGTTCTATCTTCCCAGCCTGGGCCGTTTCCTCCAGCCCGATCCCATCGGCTTCCGAGGCGACCGTGCAAATATCTACCGCTTCTGCGGCGGCGATCCGGTGAATCGAATGGATCCGTTCGGACTGGAGAGTCCTCTTCCAACAAAGAAGAAGGACGGGAATGATGGCGTTGCAGATTATCCGGGCGTGGAAGTTACGGCGTCGGAGATACCGGGGTACGACAGAACTGCAGGAGATGGGCATAGAGACATAGGTGCGCTCGATAGGACCGGATCGGCCCCAGGGGAAGGTGGTAGTCGTGACAGTGTGGGAGGTGGGGGAGGCGATCGGGGCGAGGGCGATTCACCTACCCCGCAGCCATCAACACCTCCGACGCCTGTGCCGAGCGGTCCGCCAGCTCCGGAATGGCCGCCACCACCGCTTCACCCGATAATTCCACCATTTCCCGGTTTCCCACCTATTGATGATTGGCGAGATTTCCGAGATTTTTACAAGTATTATTTCCCCGCTGGCGCACCTGGTGATAATCCGTATCGTGACTATCTCGCTTCGCGCGACGGCTAG
- a CDS encoding segregation/condensation protein A — translation METDYKVKLEIFEGPLDLLLYLIKQDEIDIYEISLERITSQYLEYLQAFKELNIDIAGEFIVMAANLIYLKSRSLLPVDQQPPDEEAAEDDPRWDLIRQLIEYKKFKEAAAQLRDRALEQERMFARSGSGPGEVALAPLSLGEVGIFQLINALQTVIKRVEAREDLRELFGEHFTVSDKIDSILRQVAGGVTLKFSELFAQMASRVEIVVTFLALLELIRLKQVRASQPNPFDEIEIAPAS, via the coding sequence ATGGAGACGGATTACAAAGTTAAGCTCGAGATTTTCGAGGGGCCGCTCGATCTCCTGCTTTACCTGATCAAGCAGGACGAGATCGATATTTACGAAATCTCGCTCGAACGGATCACGAGCCAGTACCTGGAATACCTCCAGGCGTTCAAGGAATTGAACATCGATATCGCGGGCGAATTCATCGTGATGGCGGCGAACCTGATCTATCTGAAAAGCCGCAGCCTCCTGCCGGTGGATCAGCAGCCACCGGATGAAGAGGCGGCGGAGGACGATCCGCGCTGGGATTTGATCCGGCAGCTGATCGAATACAAGAAGTTCAAGGAAGCGGCGGCGCAGTTGCGCGATCGGGCGCTGGAGCAGGAGCGGATGTTTGCGCGGTCCGGCAGCGGCCCGGGTGAGGTGGCGCTGGCGCCGCTCTCCCTGGGCGAGGTCGGCATTTTCCAATTGATCAACGCGCTCCAGACCGTGATAAAACGGGTCGAGGCGCGGGAGGATTTGCGGGAACTATTTGGCGAACACTTTACCGTCTCGGACAAGATCGACTCCATTCTGCGGCAGGTGGCGGGAGGAGTAACGCTGAAGTTTTCGGAGTTGTTCGCCCAGATGGCGTCGCGGGTCGAAATCGTGGTGACGTTCCTGGCCTTGCTGGAGCTGATCCGGCTCAAGCAAGTGCGCGCGAGCCAGCCGAACCCATTCGACGAAATTGAGATTGCGCCGGCTTCCTAA